In the Chroococcidiopsis sp. SAG 2025 genome, one interval contains:
- a CDS encoding glycosyltransferase, with product MWTYWRTRNGSTRIKLAITRSIPYFFEDLRGGLIHQVSNLLRFTGIHANMKHLGMKLGIVKAPESTIPYISDESPIQHLATPVSKPIIFASYCIDASFQGNLKFCGGTKELNLLVKLLRQKGYEAYMVTYDGSYEPWLLDSQPHLSIAEYQEKLKSAQNVRCVTSLAGAKAFIQPCAQIYFWDMELAITEHQDFAALAELYQGKLKGVAAISRTIQAWHMAHFQRACTLLPNLIDRTFWFPAPEQRQSRRVGYMVEGSHTEAYLKIIRETVQAKGLDLEFQQIQGIEAEVLVGMRSCEVFLSMNIGKDLLWGEGCPRTVIETLATGGIVIAFDIIGNRETIQDNFNSILVPRYRPDLMAEALVRLYNIPGELDRLRSNALTLMQACHTFEARWSAIQEFLQL from the coding sequence ATGTGGACATATTGGCGTACTCGTAATGGCAGTACTCGGATCAAACTTGCAATTACCCGTTCGATCCCCTATTTCTTTGAGGATTTACGCGGCGGATTGATTCATCAAGTCAGCAATCTCCTTCGCTTCACTGGCATTCATGCCAACATGAAACATCTTGGGATGAAACTTGGTATTGTCAAGGCTCCAGAAAGTACTATCCCTTATATCTCAGACGAGTCACCAATCCAACATCTGGCAACTCCAGTTAGTAAACCGATTATTTTTGCTTCCTATTGTATCGATGCTAGTTTCCAAGGCAACTTAAAATTTTGTGGTGGCACTAAGGAACTCAATCTGCTGGTAAAACTGCTGCGTCAAAAAGGCTACGAAGCCTACATGGTTACCTATGACGGTAGCTACGAACCCTGGTTGCTCGATAGTCAACCTCATCTTTCCATAGCTGAATATCAGGAGAAACTTAAATCGGCTCAGAATGTACGCTGTGTGACTTCTCTGGCAGGTGCTAAAGCTTTCATACAACCCTGTGCGCAGATTTACTTTTGGGATATGGAACTAGCAATTACCGAGCATCAAGATTTTGCTGCCTTGGCAGAGCTGTATCAAGGTAAACTTAAAGGTGTGGCTGCTATCTCCCGCACAATTCAGGCTTGGCACATGGCTCACTTCCAACGTGCCTGTACCCTTTTGCCTAATTTGATCGATCGCACTTTTTGGTTTCCGGCTCCAGAGCAACGGCAATCTCGTCGCGTTGGTTACATGGTTGAAGGTTCCCACACAGAAGCCTATCTCAAAATTATACGGGAAACCGTTCAAGCAAAGGGTCTCGACTTAGAATTTCAGCAAATTCAGGGTATTGAAGCAGAGGTTCTAGTCGGTATGCGCTCTTGCGAAGTTTTCCTTAGCATGAATATTGGTAAGGATCTCTTATGGGGGGAAGGCTGTCCCAGAACTGTAATTGAAACCCTCGCCACTGGAGGTATTGTCATTGCGTTTGACATTATTGGCAACCGCGAAACGATCCAAGACAACTTCAATAGTATCCTCGTACCCCGATATCGCCCCGACTTAATGGCAGAAGCACTAGTACGCCTTTATAATATCCCTGGCGAACTCGATCGCCTTCGCAGCAATGCCCTCACCTTAATGCAAGCGTGCCATACTTTTGAGGCTCGTTGGTCTGCTATCCAAGAATTCCTGCAACTGTAA